The bacterium genome includes a window with the following:
- a CDS encoding TldD/PmbA family protein: MKTFTHNIIDSFRSKKVDYGDVRVVEEENEILMIKNGVLEAVTRSSDIGFGVRVLKDSGWGFSSSNIIKPREAAVVTAAALSIARASARVRGEPVVLAPVQPQKGTYRSSVKINPLKVPISKKIDLLFACDEALRIDKRIKVSTAFLTSRSIKVHFASTDGSAVVQEFTFVGGGLKVFAMDKGEMQIRSYEDYSQAGFEFIEAMKLKHRAPCVAEEALILLKAKPCPSTKTTLVLDSSQMVLQVHESCGHPTELDRVLGTEASYAGTSFMTVDKYNRLQYGSGAVSIVADATVPSGLGTFGWDDEGIPAQRVYLIKEGLFVGYQTSRETAPRIRKPSSGAMRADGWNRIPL, translated from the coding sequence ATGAAGACATTTACCCATAACATCATAGACAGTTTCAGATCGAAAAAAGTCGATTACGGCGATGTACGGGTCGTGGAAGAAGAAAACGAAATACTGATGATAAAGAACGGGGTCCTGGAGGCCGTGACCCGCAGTTCCGACATCGGTTTCGGGGTTCGGGTCCTCAAGGATTCAGGGTGGGGTTTTTCATCATCGAACATTATCAAACCGCGCGAGGCCGCGGTGGTGACCGCGGCAGCGCTGTCCATTGCCCGGGCGTCGGCCCGTGTCCGCGGCGAACCGGTCGTGCTCGCGCCGGTACAGCCGCAGAAAGGCACCTACCGTTCAAGCGTTAAGATTAACCCGCTCAAGGTGCCGATCAGCAAAAAGATCGACCTGCTTTTTGCCTGCGACGAGGCCCTGCGGATCGACAAAAGGATAAAGGTCAGCACGGCGTTCCTGACGTCGCGCTCGATAAAGGTCCATTTTGCCTCGACTGACGGCTCCGCGGTCGTCCAGGAATTCACTTTCGTGGGCGGCGGCCTCAAGGTTTTTGCCATGGACAAGGGCGAAATGCAGATCCGTTCGTATGAAGATTACAGCCAGGCCGGTTTTGAGTTCATCGAAGCGATGAAATTAAAACACCGCGCGCCCTGCGTGGCCGAGGAAGCGCTCATTTTATTGAAAGCTAAACCGTGCCCCTCGACGAAGACGACGCTTGTGCTCGACAGCAGCCAGATGGTCCTGCAGGTGCACGAGTCGTGCGGCCACCCGACCGAGCTTGACCGCGTGCTGGGAACCGAAGCGTCGTACGCCGGAACGAGTTTCATGACCGTCGACAAGTATAACCGGCTGCAGTACGGTTCTGGCGCGGTAAGCATTGTCGCGGACGCCACCGTACCCAGCGGTTTGGGCACTTTTGGATGGGATGACGAGGGGATTCCGGCTCAGCGCGTGTACCTGATCAAGGAAGGGCTGTTCGTCGGGTACCAGACATCGCGCGAGACCGCGCCCAGGATCCGGAAGCCTTCGTCAGGTGCGATGCGGGCCGATGGCTGGAACCGCATCCCGCTCAT